The Streptomyces sp. NBC_00344 genome includes a window with the following:
- a CDS encoding CYTH and CHAD domain-containing protein, with translation MADTKREIERKYEATGEQRLPELTRVPGVSGVIDRGVAELDAVYYDTADQRLAAGDVTLRRRTGGGDAGWHLKLPVAPDVRDEIRAPLADTVPAELSALVRARTRGAALAPVMRLRSSRDVRHLVDGKGALLAELSVDTVRADRLAGGSGSVSWTEIEVELADDGDPAILDAVDKRLRKAGINPSASASKLARALAETATAGQEGPRPQEPGTATAGGQVLGYLRAQAEAIVAHDSAVRRELPDSVHRMRVATRRLRSAFRSYRKHLDRTVTAPLADELKWLAAELGADRDQEVLAERLTAGIAAVPETLLLGPVRGRLRLWAVAGRTRTRRGTLAVLDSARYLALLESLAALLDDPPLRPAAALPAGQALPHAILRDYDRLAGRVEYALGLPPGPERDIAMHSARKAAKRTRYAAEAAKPALGRPAKKFAKRMKAVQSLLGDHQDSVVARDALRALAIQAHAAGEPSFVWGLLHGQEAASAAARERELPGVWAKASAAGLRTALGG, from the coding sequence ATGGCGGACACCAAGCGCGAGATCGAGCGGAAGTACGAAGCCACCGGCGAGCAGCGGCTGCCCGAGCTGACCCGCGTCCCCGGAGTCTCGGGCGTCATCGACAGAGGCGTGGCAGAACTCGACGCGGTCTACTACGACACGGCCGACCAGCGGCTCGCGGCCGGCGACGTGACACTGCGCCGCAGGACCGGCGGGGGCGACGCGGGATGGCATCTCAAGCTGCCGGTCGCCCCCGACGTCCGTGACGAGATCCGGGCGCCGCTGGCCGACACCGTCCCGGCGGAGCTGTCCGCACTGGTCCGCGCCCGGACCCGCGGCGCCGCGCTGGCGCCGGTGATGCGGCTGCGCTCCTCGCGCGACGTACGCCATCTGGTGGACGGCAAGGGTGCGCTGCTCGCAGAGCTGAGCGTGGACACCGTGCGGGCCGACCGGCTCGCGGGCGGCAGCGGCTCCGTGAGCTGGACGGAGATCGAGGTCGAACTGGCCGACGACGGGGATCCCGCGATCCTCGACGCGGTCGACAAGCGGCTGCGCAAGGCCGGGATCAACCCGTCCGCATCCGCGTCCAAACTCGCCAGGGCGCTGGCGGAGACGGCGACGGCCGGCCAGGAAGGACCGCGGCCGCAGGAGCCCGGGACCGCCACGGCGGGCGGCCAGGTGCTCGGATATCTGCGCGCCCAGGCCGAGGCGATCGTCGCCCACGACTCTGCGGTACGACGCGAACTGCCCGACTCCGTGCACCGGATGAGGGTCGCCACCCGGCGGCTGCGGAGCGCGTTCCGCAGCTACCGCAAACACCTCGACAGGACCGTCACCGCGCCCCTCGCCGACGAGCTCAAGTGGCTCGCCGCCGAACTGGGCGCCGACCGGGATCAGGAGGTCCTCGCCGAGCGGCTCACCGCCGGCATCGCGGCGGTCCCGGAAACGCTGCTGCTGGGCCCGGTCCGGGGCCGGCTGCGGCTCTGGGCCGTTGCCGGCCGTACGAGGACGCGGCGCGGGACGCTGGCCGTACTCGATTCCGCGCGTTACCTCGCGCTGCTCGAGTCCCTGGCCGCGCTCCTCGACGATCCTCCGCTGCGGCCGGCGGCCGCGCTCCCCGCCGGGCAGGCGCTGCCCCACGCGATCCTCAGGGACTACGACCGGCTCGCCGGGCGCGTGGAGTACGCACTCGGTCTGCCGCCGGGGCCGGAGCGGGACATCGCGATGCACAGCGCGCGCAAGGCGGCCAAGCGGACCCGCTACGCCGCCGAGGCGGCGAAGCCCGCGCTGGGCCGGCCGGCGAAGAAGTTCGCCAAACGCATGAAGGCCGTACAGAGCCTGCTCGGCGACCATCAGGACAGCGTGGTGGCCCGCGACGCCCTGCGCGCCCTGGCGATCCAGGCGCACGCGGCCGGGGAGCCGTCATTCGTCTGGGGGCTTCTGCACGGACAGGAAGCGGCGAGCGCCGCCGCACGGGAGAGGGAACTTCCCGGGGTGTGGGCGAAGGCATCGGCGGCCGGACTGCGGACGGCACTGGGCGGCTGA
- the mrdA gene encoding penicillin-binding protein 2, with protein MSNIPETGRTSRVRIRLVVIQILVFSLLLTLGGRLWYLQIRNGDEYTAEAKNNHVQQVVQPAVRGSILDSRGTPLADNETRLVVSANRTSLMKMSDDGKAVLTRLAGVLGMKPAEVIAKVRLCDAKTPKPCWNGSPYQPIPVTEDATTQQALQIRERTEDFPGITAEPTAVRTYPGTGGLNAAQVLGYLGPVTDDEVAKSGKTDNPLLRSDQVGRAGLESTYDQQLRGKSGVTRYEVDNLGRVIGKAGQTPSQPGSSLITSIDSRVQAITEKELATAMKNLRKTWDSVTHSNYKADSGAAVVMNVHTGQIIAMASAPTYDPNVWGGGISAKNYDKLTKASSNYPLLNRAIQGQSAPGSTFKVISTSAAINAGYTPDGGYPCTSSMTIGNREFKNFEGENFGPISLGKALEVSCDTVFYHLAYDQWKKDGGNNPKHPKDWFFKTAHEFGLGKKTGIDLPNELAGRVPDRAWKQAYWEANKDFWCKQGKKDGSYVQQIEYENCTDGNHLRAGDSVNYAIGQGDTLLTPIQEATIYSAIANGGTMYKPSVGKAVVSADGKSVQPLKPRVAGKLPDSKQTVSYINKALEGVVTSGTAAWQFGGWPQDKITLHAKTGTAEVAGKQTTSWLSTYTKDYAIVMTISQGGTGSGGSGPAVRKIYEAMYGLDSKGKQNLKKAIMPKPQTALPKINKDGAIVSPKIAPAGPNPRKVPANSSRQLAGALGRRD; from the coding sequence GTGAGCAACATCCCCGAGACCGGACGCACCTCACGGGTTCGGATCCGTCTCGTCGTCATCCAGATCCTCGTCTTCTCCCTCCTCCTCACCCTCGGTGGCCGGCTCTGGTACCTCCAGATCCGCAACGGTGACGAGTACACCGCCGAAGCCAAGAACAACCATGTCCAGCAGGTCGTCCAGCCCGCGGTGCGCGGTTCCATCCTCGATTCCCGCGGCACACCGCTGGCCGACAACGAGACGAGGCTCGTCGTCTCCGCCAACCGCACCTCCCTGATGAAGATGAGCGACGACGGCAAAGCCGTCCTCACCCGTCTGGCCGGCGTTCTGGGCATGAAGCCCGCGGAGGTCATCGCCAAGGTCAGGCTCTGCGACGCGAAGACACCGAAGCCGTGCTGGAACGGATCGCCCTATCAGCCGATCCCCGTCACGGAGGACGCGACCACCCAGCAGGCGCTCCAGATCCGGGAGCGCACCGAGGACTTCCCCGGCATCACCGCGGAGCCCACGGCCGTACGCACGTACCCCGGTACCGGCGGCCTCAACGCCGCGCAGGTGCTGGGCTACCTCGGCCCGGTCACCGACGACGAGGTGGCCAAGTCGGGCAAGACGGACAACCCGCTGCTCCGCTCCGACCAGGTCGGACGAGCCGGCCTCGAGTCCACCTACGACCAGCAGCTGCGCGGCAAGTCCGGGGTCACCCGCTACGAGGTGGACAACCTGGGACGGGTGATCGGCAAGGCCGGGCAGACCCCGTCGCAGCCCGGCAGTAGTCTCATCACCAGCATCGACTCGCGGGTCCAGGCGATCACCGAGAAAGAACTGGCGACGGCCATGAAGAACCTCCGCAAGACCTGGGACTCGGTGACCCACAGCAACTACAAGGCCGACTCGGGCGCGGCAGTGGTGATGAACGTGCACACCGGGCAGATCATCGCGATGGCCAGCGCCCCGACCTACGACCCCAACGTCTGGGGCGGCGGCATCTCGGCCAAGAACTACGACAAACTCACCAAGGCCTCGTCCAACTACCCGCTGCTGAACAGGGCCATCCAGGGCCAGTCGGCGCCGGGATCGACCTTCAAGGTCATCTCCACCAGCGCCGCCATCAACGCCGGATACACCCCGGACGGCGGCTACCCCTGCACCTCGTCGATGACCATCGGCAACCGCGAGTTCAAGAACTTCGAGGGCGAGAACTTCGGCCCCATCAGCCTGGGCAAGGCACTCGAGGTCTCCTGCGACACGGTCTTCTACCACCTGGCCTACGACCAGTGGAAGAAGGACGGCGGCAACAACCCCAAGCACCCCAAGGACTGGTTCTTCAAGACGGCCCACGAGTTCGGGCTCGGCAAGAAGACCGGGATCGACCTGCCCAACGAGCTGGCCGGCCGGGTCCCGGACCGGGCCTGGAAGCAGGCCTACTGGGAGGCCAACAAGGACTTCTGGTGCAAGCAGGGCAAGAAGGACGGCAGCTACGTCCAGCAGATCGAGTACGAGAACTGCACCGACGGCAACCATCTCCGCGCGGGTGACTCCGTCAACTACGCGATCGGCCAGGGCGACACCCTCCTCACGCCGATACAGGAGGCGACGATCTACTCCGCCATCGCCAACGGCGGCACGATGTACAAGCCCAGCGTGGGCAAGGCGGTCGTGAGCGCCGACGGCAAGAGCGTCCAGCCGCTCAAGCCCCGGGTCGCGGGCAAGCTGCCCGACAGCAAGCAGACCGTCTCGTACATCAACAAGGCGCTGGAAGGCGTGGTCACCAGCGGTACCGCGGCCTGGCAGTTCGGCGGCTGGCCGCAGGACAAGATCACGCTGCACGCCAAGACCGGCACCGCCGAGGTCGCCGGCAAGCAGACCACGTCCTGGCTGTCCACGTACACCAAGGACTACGCCATCGTGATGACGATCTCCCAGGGCGGTACCGGATCCGGCGGCTCGGGTCCCGCGGTCCGCAAGATCTACGAGGCGATGTACGGCCTCGACAGCAAGGGCAAGCAGAACCTCAAGAAGGCGATCATGCCGAAGCCGCAGACGGCTCTGCCGAAGATCAACAAGGACGGTGCGATCGTCTCGCCGAAGATCGCCCCGGCCGGCCCGAACCCGCGGAAGGTGCCGGCGAACAGCAGCCGGCAACTCGCGGGCGCGCTGGGCAGGAGGGACTAG
- the mreD gene encoding rod shape-determining protein MreD has protein sequence MRLNRMLLSATLVVVALMIQVSVLARLQLPGAVPDLVLLTVVALALVYGHVGGALVGFGAGLLADLAPPADHAAGRYALVLCVVGYAAGLAKPESGRIRSATGPMAVVVAAAIGSTLLYAGVGALVGDTAARHVGIAGLLFSAAVYDLLLAPFTVPFIMALARRAENDPLADSQGTGAGGDVATGWLATGTGLRIGNQRGVLRMRAARSRAARAGRIKGVKRL, from the coding sequence ATGCGTCTCAACCGGATGCTGCTCTCGGCCACGTTGGTGGTGGTCGCCCTGATGATTCAGGTGAGCGTGCTCGCCCGACTTCAACTACCCGGCGCTGTGCCGGACTTGGTGCTGCTCACGGTAGTGGCCCTGGCGCTGGTGTACGGGCACGTGGGCGGTGCCCTGGTGGGCTTCGGCGCCGGTCTGCTTGCGGACCTGGCCCCGCCCGCCGACCACGCCGCCGGGCGGTACGCGCTGGTGCTCTGCGTGGTCGGCTACGCCGCGGGGCTCGCCAAGCCCGAGAGCGGCCGTATCAGGTCGGCCACCGGCCCGATGGCCGTCGTCGTCGCAGCGGCGATCGGCTCCACCCTGCTGTACGCCGGGGTGGGCGCGCTGGTCGGGGACACGGCGGCCCGCCATGTGGGCATCGCCGGCCTGCTGTTCAGCGCCGCGGTGTACGACCTGCTGCTGGCGCCGTTCACCGTTCCGTTCATCATGGCGCTGGCCAGACGCGCCGAGAACGATCCGCTCGCCGATTCCCAGGGCACCGGTGCGGGGGGCGATGTCGCGACCGGCTGGCTGGCCACGGGCACCGGCCTGCGGATCGGGAACCAGCGCGGTGTGCTGCGGATGAGGGCGGCCAGGTCACGGGCGGCCAGGGCAGGACGCATCAAGGGGGTCAAGCGGCTGTGA
- the rodA gene encoding rod shape-determining protein RodA, translating into MGGFSVARYAPDRGAWSKLTARDSLVRRLDWPLLMASLALSFIGSLLVYSATRGRDSLTHGDPYYFLLRHAMNTGIGLALMIGTIWLGHRTLRGAVPVLYGISVVLVLAVLSPLGQTVNGAHAWIVIGGGFSLQPSEFTKITIILGMAMILASRVDAGDQDHPDHRTVAKSLGVAAIPILIIMLMPDLGSVMVIAMIVLGVLLASGASNRWVLGLLGTGVVGAVGVWKAGLLDEYQIARFAAFANPALDPAGVGYNTNQARIAIGSGGLHGTGLFHGSQTTGQFVPEQQTDFVFTVAGEELGFLGAGLILVLLGVVLWRACRIARETTELYGTVVAAGIIAWFAFQAFENIGMTLGIMPVAGLPLPFVSYGGSSMFAVWVAIGLLQSIRVQRPITA; encoded by the coding sequence ATGGGCGGTTTCTCCGTAGCCCGGTACGCCCCCGACCGGGGCGCCTGGTCCAAGCTGACCGCACGCGACTCCCTGGTGCGCCGGCTCGACTGGCCGCTGCTCATGGCGTCCCTCGCGCTGTCCTTCATCGGTTCGCTGCTGGTCTACTCCGCCACTCGCGGCCGTGACTCGCTCACGCATGGCGACCCGTACTACTTCCTGCTGCGCCATGCCATGAACACCGGCATCGGCCTCGCGCTGATGATCGGCACCATCTGGCTCGGCCACCGGACCCTGCGCGGCGCGGTCCCGGTGCTCTACGGGATCTCCGTGGTGCTGGTGCTCGCCGTCCTGTCCCCGCTCGGCCAGACCGTGAACGGCGCACACGCCTGGATCGTCATCGGCGGCGGGTTCTCCCTGCAGCCCTCCGAGTTCACCAAGATCACGATCATTCTGGGGATGGCGATGATCCTCGCCTCCCGGGTGGACGCGGGGGACCAGGACCACCCCGATCACCGCACGGTGGCCAAGTCGCTCGGGGTGGCGGCCATCCCGATACTGATCATCATGCTGATGCCGGACCTCGGCTCGGTCATGGTGATCGCGATGATCGTCCTCGGCGTGCTGCTCGCGTCCGGCGCCTCCAACCGCTGGGTGCTGGGGCTTCTCGGCACCGGTGTGGTCGGCGCCGTCGGTGTCTGGAAGGCCGGTCTGCTCGACGAGTACCAGATCGCCCGGTTCGCGGCCTTCGCCAACCCGGCACTGGACCCGGCGGGTGTCGGATACAACACCAACCAGGCGCGGATCGCGATCGGTTCGGGCGGGCTGCACGGCACCGGCCTGTTCCACGGCTCGCAGACCACCGGGCAGTTCGTTCCCGAGCAGCAGACCGACTTCGTCTTCACCGTCGCGGGCGAGGAACTCGGCTTCCTGGGTGCCGGGCTGATCCTCGTACTCCTGGGTGTCGTGCTGTGGCGGGCCTGCCGGATCGCCCGCGAGACGACCGAGCTGTACGGCACCGTCGTAGCGGCCGGCATCATCGCCTGGTTCGCCTTCCAGGCCTTCGAGAACATCGGAATGACGCTCGGCATCATGCCGGTCGCCGGTCTGCCGCTGCCCTTCGTCTCCTACGGGGGATCGTCGATGTTCGCCGTCTGGGTCGCGATCGGGCTGCTCCAGTCGATCCGGGTGCAGCGGCCGATAACTGCCTGA
- a CDS encoding TIGR03960 family B12-binding radical SAM protein, whose protein sequence is MSVESVFPRLEALLPHVQKPIQYVGGELNSTVKDWESCDVRWALMYPDAYEVGLPNQGVMILYEVLNEREGVLAERTYSVWPDLEELMREHRVPQFTVDAHRPVKAFDVFGLSFSTELGYTNMLTALDLAGIPLDSKDRGIDDPIVLAGGHAAFNPEPIADFIDCAVIGDGEQAVLEITEIVRAWKAEGRPGGRDEVLFRLSRTGGVYVPRFYDVEYLPDGRIGRVVPNRSGVPWRVSKHTVMDLDEWPYPKQPLVPLAETVHERMSVEIFRGCTRGCRFCQAGMITRPVRERSITGIGDMVDKGLKATGFEEVGLLSLSSADHSEIGDIAKGLADRYTEDKIGLSLPSTRVDAFNVDLANELTRNGRRSGLTFAPEGGSERLRKVINKMVSEEDLIRTVSTAYGNGWRQVKLYFMCGLPTETDEDVLQIGDMAVNVIAEGRKVSGQNDIRCTVSIGGFVPKPHTPFQWAPQLSAEETDARLTKLRDKIRGDKKYGRSIGFRYHDGKPGIVEGLLSRGDRRVGSVIRAVYEGGGRFDGWREYFSYDRWMKAAEQTLPDFGVDVDWYTTRERTYEEVLPWDHLDSGLDKEWLWADWQDSLDETEVEDCRWTPCFDCGVCPQLDLDIQIGPTGKKLLPLTVVK, encoded by the coding sequence ATGTCTGTCGAGTCGGTCTTCCCCCGCCTGGAAGCCCTCCTGCCTCACGTGCAGAAGCCCATCCAGTACGTGGGCGGAGAGCTCAACTCCACCGTGAAGGACTGGGAGTCCTGCGACGTCCGCTGGGCTCTGATGTACCCGGACGCCTACGAGGTCGGCCTGCCCAACCAGGGCGTCATGATCCTCTACGAGGTGCTCAACGAGCGCGAGGGCGTCCTGGCCGAGCGCACGTACAGCGTGTGGCCCGACCTCGAGGAGCTGATGCGCGAGCACCGGGTCCCGCAGTTCACGGTGGACGCGCACCGGCCGGTCAAGGCGTTCGACGTCTTCGGCCTGAGCTTCTCCACGGAGCTCGGCTACACCAACATGCTCACCGCCCTCGACCTCGCGGGCATTCCGCTGGACTCCAAGGACCGCGGTATCGACGACCCGATCGTCCTCGCGGGCGGTCATGCGGCCTTCAACCCGGAGCCGATCGCGGACTTCATCGACTGCGCGGTGATCGGCGACGGTGAGCAGGCCGTTCTGGAGATCACCGAGATCGTGCGCGCCTGGAAGGCCGAAGGCCGTCCGGGCGGCCGTGACGAGGTGCTCTTCCGGCTCTCCAGGACCGGTGGCGTCTACGTTCCGCGCTTCTACGACGTCGAGTACCTGCCCGACGGCCGGATCGGCCGCGTGGTGCCCAACAGGTCCGGCGTTCCGTGGCGTGTCTCCAAGCACACCGTGATGGACCTCGACGAGTGGCCCTACCCCAAGCAGCCCCTGGTGCCGCTGGCCGAGACCGTCCATGAGCGGATGTCGGTCGAGATCTTCCGGGGCTGTACCCGCGGCTGCCGTTTCTGCCAGGCCGGCATGATCACGCGCCCCGTCCGGGAGCGAAGCATCACCGGCATCGGCGACATGGTCGACAAGGGGCTCAAGGCGACCGGATTCGAGGAGGTCGGTCTGCTGTCGCTGTCGTCCGCCGACCACAGCGAGATCGGTGACATCGCCAAGGGACTTGCCGACCGTTACACCGAGGACAAGATCGGCCTTTCCCTGCCGTCCACCCGGGTGGACGCCTTCAATGTCGATCTGGCCAACGAGCTGACCCGCAACGGCCGCAGGTCCGGGCTGACGTTCGCCCCCGAAGGCGGCTCCGAGCGCCTGCGCAAGGTCATCAACAAGATGGTCTCGGAGGAGGACCTGATCCGCACGGTCTCCACCGCGTACGGCAACGGCTGGCGCCAGGTGAAGCTGTACTTCATGTGCGGGCTGCCCACCGAGACGGACGAGGACGTCCTGCAGATCGGCGACATGGCGGTCAACGTCATCGCCGAGGGCCGCAAGGTGTCAGGCCAGAACGACATCCGCTGCACCGTGTCCATCGGCGGTTTCGTGCCCAAGCCGCACACCCCGTTCCAGTGGGCCCCGCAGCTCTCCGCCGAGGAGACCGACGCCCGGCTGACCAAGCTGCGCGACAAGATCCGCGGCGACAAGAAGTACGGCCGCTCGATCGGCTTCCGCTACCACGACGGCAAGCCCGGCATCGTCGAGGGACTGCTCTCGCGCGGTGACCGGCGGGTCGGCTCGGTCATCCGCGCGGTGTACGAGGGCGGCGGCCGCTTCGACGGCTGGCGCGAGTACTTCAGCTACGACCGCTGGATGAAGGCCGCCGAGCAGACGCTCCCGGACTTCGGCGTGGACGTGGACTGGTACACCACCAGGGAGCGCACCTACGAAGAGGTGCTGCCCTGGGACCACCTGGACTCCGGTCTCGACAAGGAATGGCTCTGGGCGGACTGGCAGGACTCGCTCGACGAGACCGAGGTCGAGGACTGCCGCTGGACCCCGTGCTTCGACTGCGGTGTGTGCCCGCAGCTGGATCTCGACATCCAGATCGGCCCGACCGGCAAGAAACTGCTGCCGCTGACCGTCGTCAAGTAA